One stretch of Camelus bactrianus isolate YW-2024 breed Bactrian camel chromosome 19, ASM4877302v1, whole genome shotgun sequence DNA includes these proteins:
- the C19H20orf173 gene encoding uncharacterized protein C20orf173 homolog — protein MKCLWQIFVLWVFWVLILWLMVPCLDLKPESAPQEKLMNVAPWWCSCPWFKFRKCGCPPGTLNCSLCHHTVRGNWFDACYEKTMGYLTGATESTSPDAVLRRSGRNSAYELGKVWKKLSKVIPRLSVSHFDLFCGTCALVRNSKILWAASPGNNVYQHTMISRLNQVPPEGFKTLKNQTTGHSTSCRSDRDQGSWRQLALLLLKLFDLAWTSDALSEEVMV, from the exons ATGAAGTGCTTGTGGCAGATTTTTGTCCTGTGGGTCTTCTGGGTGCTCATCTTGTGGCTGATGGTCCCCTGCCTGGATCTGAAACCTGAATCAGCACCCCAGGAAAAGCTGATGAACGTGGCACCATGGTGGTGTAGCTGCCCTTGGTTCAAATTCAGGAAATGTGGCTGCCCACCTGGGACCCTCAACTGCTCTCTCTGCCACCACACAGTCAGGGGGAACTGGTTTGATGCATGCTACGAGAAGACGATGGGGTACCTGACGGGAGCAACAGAGTCCACAAGCCCTGACGCTGTCCTACGGAGGTCG GGCAGGAACTCAGCATATGAGCTAGGCAAAGTGTGGAAGAAGCTGTCCAAGGTGATTCCCAGACTCTCAGTGAGCCATTTTGATCTCTTCTGTGGGACTTGTGCATTGGTGAGGAACTCGAAGATCCTGTGGGCTGCCAGCCCCGGCAACAATGTCTACCAACACACCATGATCTCCAG GCTGAACCAGGTCCCCCCTGAGGGCTTCAAGACGCTGAAGAACCAAACCACAGGACACTCCACCTCCTGCAGGAGTGACAGAGAccagggttcctggagacagctGGCGCTGCTGTTGCTGAAGCTTTTTGATCTGGCATGGACTTCAGATGCTCTGAGTGAGGAGGTGATGGTCTAG